A region from the Streptomyces sp. 3214.6 genome encodes:
- a CDS encoding RelA/SpoT family protein: MPDEAQHLTAAKPESASAPAAMPATSDARGPVEHDRSAPVDKPAEQPRPKPAPAERPSATPVGRPAAAQPTARSGSSNRVRARLARLGVQRANPYNPVLEPLLRIVRSNDPKIETATLRQIEKSYQVAERWHRGQKRKSGDPYITHPLAVTTILAELGMDPATLMAGLLHDTVEDTEYGLEDLRRDFGDQVALLVDGVTKLDKVKFGEAAQAETVRKMVVAMAKDPRVLVIKLADRLHNMRTMRYLKREKQEKKARETLEIYAPLAHRLGMNTIKWELEDLAFAILYPKMYDEIVRLVAERAPKRDEYLAIVTDEVQADLRAARIKATVTGRPKHYYSVYQKMIVRGRDFAEIYDLVGIRVLVDTVRDCYAALGTVHARWNPVPGRFKDYIAMPKFNMYQSLHTTVIGPNGKPVELQIRTFDMHRRAEYGIAAHWKYKQEAVAGASKVRSDQPRTTGKDDHLNDMAWLRQLLDWQKETEDPGEFLESLRFDLSRNEVFVFTPKGDVIALPAGATPVDFSYAVHTEVGHRTIGARVNGRLVPLESTLDNGDLVEVFTSKAAGAGPSRDWLNFVKSPRARNKIRAWFSKERRDEAIEQGKDAIARAMRKQNLPIQRILTGDSLVTLAHEMRYPDISSLYAAIGEGHVAAQNVVQKLVQALGGEEAATEEIDEAVPPSRTRGRKRRSNQDPGVVVKGVDDVWVKLARCCTPVPGDPIIGFVTRGSGVSVHRSDCVNVESLSREPERILDVEWAPTQSSVFLVAIQVEALDRSRLLSDVTRVLSDQHVNILSAAVQTSRDRVATSRFTFEMGDPKHLGHVLKAVRGVEGVYDVYRVTSARRP; this comes from the coding sequence TTGCCAGACGAGGCCCAGCACCTGACCGCCGCCAAGCCCGAGTCCGCCTCGGCGCCCGCGGCCATGCCCGCGACGAGCGACGCGCGCGGGCCGGTCGAGCACGACCGTTCCGCGCCCGTCGACAAGCCGGCCGAGCAGCCCCGCCCCAAGCCGGCCCCGGCCGAGCGCCCCTCGGCCACGCCCGTCGGCCGCCCGGCCGCCGCCCAGCCGACCGCGCGCTCCGGCTCCTCCAACCGCGTCCGCGCCCGCCTCGCCCGGCTCGGCGTCCAGCGCGCGAACCCCTACAACCCGGTCCTGGAACCGCTGCTGCGGATAGTGCGCAGCAACGACCCCAAGATCGAGACCGCCACCCTGCGCCAGATCGAGAAGTCCTACCAGGTCGCCGAGCGCTGGCACCGCGGTCAGAAACGCAAGAGCGGCGACCCGTACATCACGCACCCGCTCGCGGTCACCACGATCCTCGCCGAACTCGGCATGGACCCGGCCACCCTCATGGCGGGCCTGCTGCACGACACCGTCGAGGACACCGAGTACGGCCTGGAGGACCTGCGCCGCGACTTCGGCGACCAGGTCGCCCTGCTCGTCGACGGCGTCACCAAGCTGGACAAGGTCAAGTTCGGCGAGGCCGCGCAGGCGGAGACCGTGCGCAAGATGGTCGTCGCCATGGCCAAGGACCCGCGCGTCCTGGTCATCAAGCTCGCCGACCGCCTGCACAACATGCGCACCATGCGCTACCTCAAGCGCGAGAAGCAGGAGAAGAAGGCGCGCGAGACCCTGGAGATCTACGCGCCGCTCGCCCACCGCCTCGGCATGAACACCATCAAGTGGGAACTGGAGGACCTCGCCTTCGCGATCCTCTACCCCAAGATGTACGACGAGATCGTACGGCTGGTGGCCGAGAGGGCACCGAAGCGTGACGAGTATCTGGCCATAGTGACCGACGAGGTCCAGGCCGACCTGCGCGCCGCCCGCATCAAGGCGACCGTCACCGGCCGCCCGAAGCACTACTACAGCGTCTACCAGAAGATGATCGTCCGCGGCCGTGACTTCGCGGAGATCTACGACCTGGTGGGCATCCGTGTCCTCGTCGACACCGTCCGCGACTGCTACGCGGCCCTCGGCACCGTGCACGCGCGATGGAACCCGGTCCCCGGCCGGTTCAAGGACTACATCGCGATGCCCAAGTTCAACATGTACCAGTCGCTGCACACGACGGTCATCGGCCCCAACGGCAAGCCGGTCGAACTCCAGATCCGCACGTTCGACATGCACCGCCGCGCCGAGTACGGCATCGCCGCGCACTGGAAGTACAAGCAGGAGGCCGTCGCCGGCGCCTCCAAGGTGCGCTCGGACCAGCCGCGGACCACCGGCAAGGACGACCACCTCAACGACATGGCGTGGCTGCGCCAGCTCCTGGACTGGCAGAAGGAGACGGAGGACCCCGGCGAGTTCCTGGAGTCCCTGCGCTTCGACCTGTCACGCAACGAGGTCTTCGTCTTCACGCCCAAGGGTGACGTGATAGCGCTGCCGGCCGGTGCCACGCCCGTGGACTTCTCCTACGCGGTGCACACCGAGGTGGGACACCGCACCATAGGAGCCCGGGTCAACGGCCGTCTCGTGCCGCTGGAGTCGACCCTGGACAACGGCGACCTGGTGGAGGTCTTCACCTCCAAGGCGGCCGGCGCCGGGCCGTCCCGGGACTGGCTGAACTTCGTGAAGTCGCCGCGCGCCCGCAACAAGATCCGGGCCTGGTTCTCCAAGGAGCGCCGCGACGAGGCCATCGAGCAGGGCAAGGACGCCATCGCGCGCGCGATGCGCAAGCAGAACCTGCCGATCCAGCGCATCCTCACCGGGGACTCGCTGGTCACGCTGGCCCACGAGATGCGCTACCCGGACATCTCCTCGCTGTACGCGGCGATCGGCGAGGGCCACGTGGCCGCGCAGAACGTCGTGCAGAAGCTGGTGCAGGCCCTCGGCGGCGAGGAGGCGGCCACCGAGGAGATCGACGAGGCGGTTCCGCCGTCCCGTACCCGTGGCCGCAAGCGGCGCAGCAACCAGGACCCGGGTGTGGTCGTCAAGGGCGTCGACGACGTGTGGGTCAAGCTGGCCAGGTGTTGTACGCCCGTGCCCGGCGACCCGATCATCGGATTCGTCACACGCGGTAGTGGCGTATCGGTTCATCGCAGCGACTGCGTCAACGTGGAGTCACTGTCCCGCGAGCCGGAGCGGATCCTCGACGTCGAGTGGGCGCCGACGCAGTCCTCGGTCTTCCTGGTCGCCATCCAGGTCGAGGCTCTGGACCGCTCCCGTCTGCTGTCGGACGTCACGCGGGTCCTGTCCGACCAGCACGTCAACATCCTGTCCGCGGCCGTCCAGACCTCCCGTGACCGGGTGGCCACCTCCCGCTTCACGTTCGAGATGGGCGACCCCAAGCACCTGGGGCATGTCCTGAAGGCCGTCCGCGGGGTCGAGGGCGTCTACGACGTGTACCGGGTGACGTCGGCACGCAGGCCCTGA
- the hisS gene encoding histidine--tRNA ligase — MSTFQAPKGTYDLIPPRSAKFLAVREAIAAPLRNSGYGYVETPGFENVELFARGVGESTDIVTKEMYAFETKGGDKLALRPEGTASVLRAALEANLHRQGNLPVKLWYSGSYYRYEQPQAGRYRHFSQVGAEAIGAEDPALDAELIILADQAYRSLGLRDFRILLNSLGDKECRPVYRAALQDFLRGLDLDEDTLRRAEINPLRVLDDKRESVQKQLGDAPLLRDYLCDACKAYHEEVRELISAAGVAFEDDPKLVRGLDYYTRTTFEFVHDGLGSQSAVGGGGRYDGLSEMIGGPALPSVGWALGVDRTVLALEAEGVELELPSTTSVFAVPLGEEARRVLFAKVTELRKVGIAADFSYGGKGLKGAMKNANRSGARYAIVAGERDLAEGVVQLKHMETGEQTAVGVNEIVAELESRLG, encoded by the coding sequence GTGAGCACCTTTCAGGCCCCCAAGGGCACGTACGACCTGATCCCGCCGCGTTCGGCGAAGTTCCTCGCGGTGCGCGAGGCCATCGCCGCGCCGCTCAGGAACTCGGGCTACGGCTATGTCGAGACGCCCGGCTTCGAGAACGTGGAGCTCTTCGCGCGCGGTGTGGGCGAGTCCACCGACATCGTGACGAAGGAGATGTACGCCTTCGAGACCAAGGGCGGCGACAAGCTGGCCCTGCGCCCCGAGGGAACCGCCTCCGTGCTGCGCGCCGCGCTGGAGGCGAACCTGCACCGGCAGGGCAACCTCCCGGTCAAGCTCTGGTACTCCGGCTCCTACTACCGCTACGAGCAGCCGCAGGCGGGCCGCTACAGGCACTTCTCCCAGGTCGGCGCCGAGGCGATCGGCGCGGAGGACCCGGCGCTGGACGCCGAGCTGATCATCCTCGCGGACCAGGCGTACCGCTCCCTGGGGCTGCGGGACTTCCGCATCCTGCTGAACAGCCTGGGCGACAAGGAGTGCCGTCCGGTGTACCGCGCGGCGCTGCAGGACTTCCTGCGCGGCCTGGACCTGGACGAGGACACCCTGCGCCGCGCGGAGATCAACCCGCTGCGCGTCCTCGACGACAAGCGCGAGTCGGTGCAGAAGCAGCTCGGGGACGCGCCTCTGCTGCGGGACTACCTGTGCGACGCCTGCAAGGCGTACCACGAGGAGGTCCGTGAGCTGATCAGCGCGGCGGGCGTGGCGTTCGAGGACGACCCGAAGCTGGTGCGCGGCCTCGACTACTACACCCGGACGACCTTCGAGTTCGTCCACGACGGTCTGGGCTCCCAGTCCGCGGTGGGCGGCGGCGGCCGCTACGACGGTCTGTCGGAGATGATCGGCGGCCCCGCGCTGCCGTCCGTCGGCTGGGCCCTCGGCGTCGACCGCACGGTCCTCGCCCTGGAGGCGGAGGGCGTCGAGCTCGAACTCCCCTCCACGACCAGCGTGTTCGCGGTGCCGCTGGGCGAGGAGGCCCGCCGGGTCCTGTTCGCCAAGGTCACCGAGCTTCGCAAGGTCGGCATCGCGGCCGACTTCTCCTACGGCGGCAAGGGGCTCAAGGGCGCCATGAAGAACGCCAACCGCAGCGGGGCCCGCTACGCGATCGTCGCCGGTGAACGCGACCTCGCCGAGGGCGTCGTCCAGCTCAAGCACATGGAGACCGGTGAGCAGACGGCGGTCGGCGTGAACGAGATCGTGGCAGAACTGGAGTCGAGGCTCGGTTAG
- the rpsD gene encoding 30S ribosomal protein S4, translating to MANQSRPKVKKSRALGIALTPKAVKYFEARPYPPGEHGRGRKQNSDYKVRLLEKQRLRAQYDVSERQLVRAYERASKVQGKTGEALIIELERRLDALVLRSGIARTIYQARQMVVHGHIEVNGQKVDKPSFRVRPDDVVMVRERSREKTLFAIAREGGFAPDGETPRYLQVNLRSLAFRLDREPNRKEIPVICDEQLVVEYYAR from the coding sequence GTGGCGAATCAGTCCCGCCCCAAGGTCAAGAAGTCGCGTGCCCTCGGCATCGCGCTGACCCCGAAGGCCGTCAAGTACTTCGAGGCCCGTCCCTACCCGCCGGGCGAGCACGGCCGTGGCCGCAAGCAGAACTCGGACTACAAGGTCCGTCTGCTCGAGAAGCAGCGTCTGCGCGCGCAGTACGACGTGTCCGAGCGTCAGCTCGTCCGCGCCTACGAGCGTGCCTCCAAGGTCCAGGGCAAGACCGGTGAGGCCCTGATCATCGAGCTCGAGCGCCGCCTCGACGCGCTGGTCCTGCGTTCGGGCATCGCCCGCACGATCTACCAGGCCCGCCAGATGGTCGTCCACGGCCACATCGAGGTCAACGGCCAGAAGGTCGACAAGCCGTCCTTCCGCGTCCGTCCCGACGACGTCGTGATGGTCCGCGAGCGCAGCCGCGAGAAGACCCTCTTCGCGATCGCCCGCGAGGGCGGCTTCGCCCCCGACGGCGAGACCCCGCGCTACCTCCAGGTGAACCTCCGCTCCCTGGCGTTCCGCCTGGACCGTGAGCCGAACCGCAAGGAGATCCCGGTGATCTGCGACGAGCAGCTCGTCGTCGAGTACTACGCCCGCTGA
- a CDS encoding DUF948 domain-containing protein — protein MSGGEVAGILVAVFWAILVSFLAVALARLAQTLRATTRLVADVTEQAVPLLADASAAVRSAQTQIDRVDAIATDVQEVTSNASALSTTVASTFGGPLVKVAAFGYGVRRALGGRKEAAPAGKSRRTVIVGRTVSRREKRNARGKRD, from the coding sequence GTGTCCGGTGGTGAGGTGGCCGGAATCCTGGTGGCCGTCTTCTGGGCGATCCTGGTCTCCTTCCTCGCCGTCGCGTTGGCAAGGCTGGCCCAGACGCTCAGGGCGACCACCCGGCTGGTCGCGGACGTGACCGAGCAGGCCGTCCCGCTGCTGGCCGACGCCTCCGCGGCGGTGCGCTCCGCGCAGACCCAGATCGACCGGGTCGACGCGATCGCCACCGACGTCCAGGAAGTCACGTCGAACGCCTCCGCGCTCTCGACGACCGTCGCCTCCACCTTCGGCGGCCCCCTGGTCAAGGTCGCCGCCTTCGGGTACGGGGTGCGCCGGGCCCTCGGCGGCCGCAAGGAAGCCGCGCCCGCCGGCAAGTCCCGGCGTACCGTGATCGTGGGCCGCACGGTCTCCCGGCGGGAGAAGCGGAACGCCCGTGGAAAGAGGGACTGA
- a CDS encoding MBL fold metallo-hydrolase: protein MLIAGFPAGAWGTNCYLVAPAAGEECVIIDPGHQAAPGVEEALRKHRLKPVAVVLTHGHIDHVASVVPVCGAHDVPAWIHPEDRYMMSDPEKALGRSFGMPLMGELTVGEPDDVRELTDGVRLDLAGLEFSVAHAPGHTKGSVTFRMPETAEIPSVFFSGDLLFAGSIGRTDMPGGDMAEMLDSLARVCLPLDDSTVVLSGHGPQTTIGQERATNQYLRQVAAAGQGEGPSAPPRRGM from the coding sequence GTGCTCATTGCCGGGTTCCCCGCCGGGGCCTGGGGGACGAACTGTTATCTCGTCGCCCCCGCCGCCGGTGAGGAGTGCGTGATCATCGACCCGGGCCACCAGGCGGCCCCCGGAGTCGAGGAAGCGCTCAGGAAGCATCGGCTCAAGCCCGTCGCCGTCGTCCTCACCCACGGCCACATCGACCATGTGGCCTCGGTCGTCCCGGTGTGCGGCGCGCACGACGTACCGGCCTGGATCCACCCCGAGGACCGGTACATGATGAGTGACCCCGAGAAGGCGCTCGGCCGGTCCTTCGGGATGCCGCTGATGGGTGAGCTGACCGTGGGGGAGCCGGACGACGTCCGGGAGCTGACCGACGGCGTGCGGCTGGACCTGGCGGGTCTGGAGTTCTCCGTCGCGCACGCGCCGGGCCATACCAAGGGGTCGGTGACCTTCCGGATGCCCGAGACGGCCGAGATCCCGTCGGTCTTCTTCTCCGGGGATCTGCTGTTCGCCGGCTCCATCGGACGCACCGACATGCCCGGCGGCGACATGGCCGAGATGCTCGACTCGCTGGCCCGTGTGTGCCTGCCGCTCGACGACTCGACCGTGGTGCTGTCCGGCCACGGCCCCCAGACGACCATCGGCCAGGAGCGCGCCACCAACCAGTATCTGCGGCAGGTGGCGGCCGCCGGCCAGGGAGAGGGCCCTTCGGCTCCTCCCCGACGAGGAATGTGA
- a CDS encoding DUF349 domain-containing protein produces the protein MSSDPWGRVDETGTVYVRTADGEQVVGSWQAGSPEEALAYFERKYEGLVVEIGLLEKRVQTTDLSAKDAQVAIDHIREQVDAHHAVGDLQALRHRLDKLVATVESRREERKQQRAKQSDEARKAKEDLVIEAEQLAQSDQWRAAGERLRSLVDTWKGLPRLDRKSDDELWHRFSHARSAFSKRRKAHFAQLDAQREDARRIKERLVSEAEGLSGSTDWGPTAARYRELMAEWKAAGRAQREHEDDLWNRFRGAQDVFFAARSSVFAERDAEQTENLKLKEELAEEAEKLLPIGDLKATRAAFRSINERWEAIGHVPRDARPKVEGRMHAVERAIQESEEAEWRRTNPEARARAEGLTGQLQAAVDKLRTQIEQARAQGNSAKADKLERELEGRQALLDQALKGLHEFGG, from the coding sequence GTGAGCAGCGACCCGTGGGGCCGCGTCGACGAGACGGGCACCGTGTACGTGCGTACGGCCGACGGCGAGCAGGTGGTCGGTTCCTGGCAGGCAGGCTCCCCCGAGGAAGCCCTGGCCTACTTCGAGCGCAAGTACGAGGGCCTGGTTGTCGAGATCGGCCTCCTCGAGAAGCGTGTACAGACCACGGATCTGTCGGCGAAGGACGCGCAGGTCGCCATCGACCACATCCGCGAGCAGGTGGACGCGCACCACGCGGTCGGCGATCTCCAGGCCCTCCGGCACCGGCTGGACAAGCTGGTGGCGACCGTCGAGTCGCGGCGCGAGGAGCGCAAGCAGCAGCGCGCCAAGCAGTCCGACGAGGCCCGCAAGGCCAAGGAGGACCTGGTCATCGAGGCGGAGCAGCTCGCGCAGTCCGACCAGTGGCGGGCCGCCGGTGAGCGGCTGCGCTCCCTGGTGGACACCTGGAAGGGTCTGCCGCGGCTGGACCGCAAGTCCGACGACGAGCTGTGGCACCGGTTCTCGCACGCGCGTTCGGCGTTCTCCAAGCGCCGCAAGGCGCACTTCGCGCAGTTGGACGCGCAGCGCGAGGACGCCCGCCGGATCAAGGAGCGGCTGGTCTCCGAGGCCGAGGGGCTGTCCGGTTCGACGGACTGGGGTCCGACGGCCGCGCGCTACCGCGAGCTGATGGCGGAGTGGAAGGCGGCGGGCCGCGCCCAGCGCGAGCACGAGGACGACCTGTGGAACCGCTTCCGCGGCGCCCAGGACGTCTTCTTCGCCGCCCGCAGCTCGGTCTTCGCCGAGCGGGACGCGGAGCAGACGGAGAACCTGAAACTCAAGGAGGAGCTGGCCGAGGAGGCCGAGAAGCTGCTGCCGATCGGGGACCTGAAGGCGACGCGGGCCGCGTTCCGCTCGATCAACGAACGCTGGGAGGCCATCGGCCACGTCCCGCGCGACGCACGGCCGAAGGTCGAGGGCCGGATGCACGCGGTGGAGCGGGCGATCCAGGAGTCCGAGGAGGCCGAGTGGCGCCGGACGAACCCGGAGGCACGCGCGCGTGCCGAGGGTCTGACCGGTCAGCTCCAGGCCGCCGTGGACAAGCTGCGGACGCAGATCGAGCAGGCTCGCGCCCAGGGCAACTCGGCGAAGGCCGACAAGCTGGAGCGGGAGCTGGAGGGTCGCCAGGCGCTGCTGGACCAGGCGCTGAAGGGCCTGCACGAGTTCGGCGGCTAG
- a CDS encoding adenine phosphoribosyltransferase: MTEVTDITTLLLSRIRDVADHPEPGVMFKDITPLLADPAAFTALTDAFAEIAERTGATKVVGLEARGFILGAPVAVRAGIGFIPVRKAGKLPGATLAQAYDLEYGSAEIEVHAEDLTPDDRILIIDDVLATGGTAEASIQLIHRAGAEVAGLAVLMELSFLGGRTRLEPALAGAPLESLLVV, encoded by the coding sequence ATGACCGAGGTCACCGACATCACGACCCTGCTGCTCAGCCGCATCCGTGATGTGGCCGACCACCCGGAGCCGGGCGTGATGTTCAAGGACATCACCCCGCTCCTGGCGGACCCGGCTGCGTTCACCGCGCTCACCGACGCGTTCGCCGAGATCGCCGAGCGCACCGGCGCCACCAAGGTCGTCGGCCTGGAGGCCCGGGGCTTCATCCTGGGCGCCCCGGTCGCGGTCCGGGCCGGCATCGGCTTCATCCCCGTACGCAAGGCGGGCAAGCTCCCCGGAGCGACCCTCGCCCAGGCCTACGACCTGGAGTACGGCTCGGCCGAGATCGAGGTGCACGCCGAGGATCTGACGCCCGACGACCGGATCCTGATCATCGACGACGTGCTCGCCACCGGCGGCACCGCCGAGGCGTCGATCCAGCTCATCCATCGAGCGGGCGCCGAGGTCGCGGGCCTGGCGGTTCTGATGGAACTCAGCTTCCTGGGCGGCCGCACCCGCCTGGAACCGGCCCTGGCCGGAGCCCCGCTGGAGTCCCTCCTGGTGGTCTGA
- a CDS encoding vitamin K epoxide reductase family protein, whose protein sequence is MSKTTVKDVSTESEPERVAATVPRTVGGSRAFAILLLITGAAGLLAAWVITFDKFKILEGKVDGKTFTPSCSINPIVSCGSVMESKQAAVFGFPNPMLGLVAYGIVICVGMSLLARASFPRWYWLTFNFGTLFGVSFCTWLQYQSLYEINALCLWCSLAWVATITMFWYVTSFNVRNGLLPAPGWLKRFCGEFTWVVPATHVGIIAMLILTRWGTDLWA, encoded by the coding sequence ATGAGCAAGACGACAGTCAAAGACGTCTCCACGGAGTCCGAGCCCGAGCGCGTCGCCGCGACCGTGCCCCGGACGGTGGGCGGCAGCCGTGCGTTCGCGATCCTGCTGCTGATCACCGGTGCGGCCGGTCTGCTCGCCGCCTGGGTCATCACGTTCGACAAGTTCAAGATCCTCGAAGGCAAGGTGGACGGCAAGACGTTCACCCCCAGCTGCAGCATCAACCCGATCGTGTCCTGCGGCAGCGTCATGGAAAGCAAGCAGGCCGCCGTCTTCGGCTTCCCCAACCCGATGCTCGGCCTCGTCGCCTACGGCATCGTCATCTGTGTCGGCATGAGCCTGCTGGCCCGGGCGAGCTTCCCCCGCTGGTACTGGCTGACCTTCAACTTCGGCACGCTCTTCGGCGTGTCCTTCTGCACCTGGCTGCAGTACCAGTCCCTGTACGAGATCAACGCCTTGTGCCTGTGGTGCTCGCTGGCCTGGGTCGCGACGATCACCATGTTCTGGTACGTCACCTCGTTCAACGTGCGCAACGGCCTGCTGCCCGCACCGGGCTGGCTGAAGCGGTTCTGCGGCGAGTTCACCTGGGTCGTGCCGGCCACCCACGTCGGCATCATCGCCATGCTGATCCTGACCCGCTGGGGCACCGACCTCTGGGCCTGA
- a CDS encoding replication-associated recombination protein A — protein MEPDLFTAAAEDRQEKDPAGSPLAVRMRPRTLDEVVGQQHLLKPGSPLRRLVGDGAKGPAGPSSVILWGPPGTGKTTLAYVVSKATNKRFVELSAITAGVKEVRSVIDGARRAIGGYGKETVLFLDEIHRFSKAQQDSLLPAVENRWVTLIAATTENPYFSVISPLLSRSLLLTLEPLTDDDLRDLVKRALADDRGLKGAVTLPEDTEAHLLRIAGGDARRALTALEAAAGAALDQDETEISLQTLEQTVDRAAVKYDRDGDQHYDVASALIKSIRGSDVDAALHYLARMIEAGEDPRFIARRLMISASEDIGLADPGALPIAVAAAQAVAMIGFPEAALTLSHATIALALAPKSNAATTAIGAALDDVRKGLAGPVPPHLRDGHYKGAAKLGHAQGYVYPHDLPEGIAAQQYAPDAIHGREYYAPTRHGAEARYADAVEWTRQHLGRKGS, from the coding sequence GTGGAGCCCGACCTGTTCACCGCCGCAGCAGAAGACCGCCAGGAGAAGGACCCCGCGGGGAGCCCCCTGGCGGTCCGGATGCGTCCGCGCACGCTCGACGAGGTGGTGGGCCAGCAGCACCTGCTGAAGCCGGGCTCACCCCTGCGCCGCCTGGTCGGCGACGGCGCCAAGGGCCCGGCGGGCCCGTCGTCCGTGATCCTCTGGGGGCCGCCCGGCACGGGGAAGACGACTCTGGCGTACGTCGTCTCCAAGGCCACCAACAAGCGGTTCGTGGAGCTGTCGGCCATCACCGCGGGCGTCAAGGAGGTCCGCTCGGTCATCGACGGCGCCCGCCGCGCCATCGGCGGCTACGGCAAGGAGACCGTCCTCTTCCTCGACGAGATCCACCGCTTCAGCAAGGCCCAGCAGGACTCCCTCCTCCCGGCCGTCGAGAACCGCTGGGTGACGCTGATCGCGGCGACGACGGAGAACCCGTACTTCTCGGTCATCTCCCCGCTCCTGTCCCGCTCCCTCCTGCTGACCCTCGAACCCCTCACCGACGACGACCTCCGCGATCTCGTCAAGCGCGCACTGGCCGACGACCGCGGTCTCAAGGGCGCCGTCACCCTCCCCGAGGACACTGAGGCGCACCTCCTGCGCATCGCCGGCGGTGACGCCCGCCGCGCCCTGACCGCGTTGGAGGCCGCCGCCGGCGCCGCCCTCGACCAGGACGAGACCGAGATCAGCCTGCAGACCCTGGAGCAGACGGTCGACCGCGCGGCCGTGAAGTACGACCGCGACGGCGACCAGCACTACGACGTCGCCAGTGCGCTGATCAAGTCCATCCGGGGCTCGGACGTCGACGCCGCCCTGCACTACCTGGCCCGCATGATCGAGGCCGGTGAGGACCCCCGCTTCATCGCCCGCCGCCTGATGATCTCCGCCAGCGAGGACATCGGCCTCGCCGATCCGGGCGCACTGCCGATCGCGGTCGCCGCCGCCCAGGCCGTCGCCATGATCGGCTTCCCCGAGGCCGCCCTGACCCTCAGCCACGCCACCATCGCTCTCGCGCTTGCCCCCAAGTCCAACGCCGCGACGACCGCGATCGGCGCCGCCCTGGACGACGTACGCAAGGGGCTGGCAGGGCCCGTTCCGCCGCATCTGCGCGACGGGCACTACAAGGGCGCCGCCAAGCTGGGGCACGCGCAGGGGTACGTGTATCCGCACGACCTGCCCGAGGGCATCGCCGCCCAGCAGTACGCCCCGGACGCGATCCACGGCCGGGAGTACTACGCGCCCACCCGGCACGGCGCCGAGGCCCGCTACGCGGACGCGGTCGAGTGGACCAGACAGCACCTCGGTCGCAAGGGGTCGTGA
- a CDS encoding peptidylprolyl isomerase gives MVTQEQRKRQLAREKFLRQQQRRTSARRKARMRNSVIASVLGVIIIGSLALYTTGVLKDDDKTNASSETTPSASPSAAKDPCEKPAAGSIKTQTWKKEPAVTIDTSAKYTMTLATTCGDIGIALKAKAAPHTVNSFDFLAGKGYFDHTKCHRLTTKGIYVLQCGDPTGQGSGGPGYTIPDENLKDAGLKANTYPAGTVAMANTGQAHTGGSQFFLVYQDSQLPPSYTPFGTVSADGMKVLRKIAAAGENTGAGDGAPNATVVINKATVTKS, from the coding sequence GTGGTCACCCAGGAACAGCGGAAGCGTCAGCTCGCCCGGGAGAAGTTCTTGCGGCAGCAGCAGCGGCGCACCTCCGCCCGGCGCAAGGCGCGCATGCGCAACTCGGTGATCGCGTCGGTGCTCGGCGTGATCATCATCGGCAGCCTGGCGCTGTACACGACCGGCGTCCTGAAGGACGACGACAAGACGAACGCGAGCTCCGAGACCACGCCCTCCGCGTCGCCCAGCGCCGCGAAGGACCCGTGCGAGAAGCCGGCCGCGGGCTCGATCAAGACGCAGACCTGGAAGAAGGAGCCGGCAGTCACGATCGACACGTCGGCGAAGTACACGATGACGCTCGCGACGACGTGCGGTGACATCGGCATAGCGCTGAAGGCCAAGGCCGCGCCGCACACGGTGAACTCGTTCGACTTCCTCGCCGGCAAGGGCTACTTCGATCACACCAAGTGCCACCGGCTCACCACCAAGGGCATCTACGTGCTGCAGTGCGGCGACCCGACGGGCCAGGGCAGCGGCGGCCCCGGCTACACCATTCCGGACGAGAACCTGAAGGATGCCGGCCTCAAGGCGAACACCTACCCGGCGGGCACGGTCGCGATGGCCAACACCGGTCAGGCGCACACCGGCGGCAGCCAGTTCTTCCTCGTCTACCAGGACAGTCAGCTGCCGCCCAGCTACACGCCGTTCGGTACGGTGTCGGCCGACGGCATGAAGGTGCTGCGGAAGATCGCCGCCGCGGGCGAGAACACGGGCGCCGGGGACGGGGCCCCGAACGCGACGGTCGTGATCAACAAGGCGACGGTCACGAAATCCTGA